The Leadbettera azotonutricia ZAS-9 genome has a window encoding:
- a CDS encoding HD-GYP domain-containing protein, giving the protein MKQILVVDDNLSSLKQIDAQLAGNYEVSLAKSGESALQICARQRPDLILLDIEMSGMNGFEVMDKLRHNPALSRIPVIFLTGNIDSETEVKGLKSGARDFITKPIEKNILIHRIELHLRFSSYQVQLEYTVSSISDSMAVAFAELIECRDENTGGHVTRTSKYVERLGRELLKMGAFPGELSEEGLELIVRGSPLHDIGKIAVSDRILLKPGKLDDAEFAAMKKHAAMGAEMLFHLHARTPNQRYLQYARMIAASHHEKFNGQGYPAGLKGDDIPLSGRIMAVADVYDALSNDRVYRSRMSHDEVCRIILEGKGSHFDPRVVEAFEVVHNDLEQIT; this is encoded by the coding sequence TTGAAGCAAATCCTTGTAGTTGATGACAACCTTTCAAGCCTCAAACAGATAGATGCCCAATTGGCGGGGAATTATGAAGTATCCCTGGCTAAATCCGGGGAATCTGCCCTGCAGATCTGTGCCAGGCAGCGGCCCGATCTCATCCTTCTTGATATAGAAATGTCCGGCATGAACGGCTTTGAGGTTATGGATAAACTGAGGCATAACCCCGCCTTAAGCCGCATACCGGTAATTTTCCTTACCGGCAACATAGATTCAGAAACCGAGGTCAAAGGCCTTAAGTCCGGGGCCAGGGATTTCATCACCAAGCCTATAGAGAAGAATATCCTTATCCACCGCATAGAGCTCCACCTCAGGTTCTCATCCTACCAGGTCCAGCTTGAATACACTGTCAGTTCCATCTCGGACAGCATGGCGGTTGCCTTCGCAGAGCTTATAGAATGCAGGGATGAGAACACCGGGGGCCATGTGACCAGGACCTCCAAATATGTGGAGCGCCTGGGCAGGGAACTCCTTAAAATGGGTGCCTTTCCAGGCGAGCTGAGCGAAGAGGGGCTGGAGCTTATTGTGCGCGGCTCCCCCCTCCATGATATAGGGAAAATAGCCGTAAGCGACCGCATACTCCTCAAGCCCGGCAAGCTGGACGACGCCGAATTCGCCGCTATGAAGAAGCACGCTGCCATGGGCGCCGAAATGCTTTTCCATCTTCACGCCCGCACCCCCAACCAGCGCTACCTCCAGTATGCCCGCATGATAGCCGCCTCCCACCATGAGAAATTCAACGGCCAAGGCTACCCCGCCGGCCTTAAAGGTGACGACATCCCCCTCTCAGGTCGCATTATGGCAGTCGCCGACGTGTACGACGCCCTCTCCAACGACCGCGTGTACCGCTCTCGCATGTCCCATGATGAAGTCTGCCGCATCATCCTCGAAGGCAAAGGCAGCCATTTTGACCCCCGTGTAGTGGAAGCCTTCGAAGTGGTCCACAATGACCTGGAGCAAATAACCTGA
- the aroH gene encoding chorismate mutase, giving the protein MNGHKRLFGLRGACQCLNEEKDISRQVVELYDELLRRNQLPEADIVSIIFSVTDDLDAKNPAAALRQGGRAGEASLFAVQEARIRGGLERTVRILVHCYLDEDQEIAHVYRNGAEVLRPDRK; this is encoded by the coding sequence ATGAATGGGCATAAAAGGCTTTTCGGCCTCAGGGGCGCCTGCCAGTGCCTTAACGAGGAAAAGGACATATCCAGGCAGGTTGTCGAACTCTACGACGAACTCTTGAGGCGCAACCAGCTCCCGGAAGCGGACATTGTTTCCATCATTTTTTCTGTGACTGACGACCTGGATGCCAAGAACCCTGCTGCAGCCCTGCGCCAGGGCGGAAGGGCGGGGGAGGCAAGCCTTTTCGCGGTCCAGGAAGCCCGGATTCGGGGAGGGCTGGAACGGACTGTCCGCATCCTTGTTCATTGCTATCTGGACGAGGATCAGGAAATCGCCCATGTGTACCGCAATGGCGCTGAAGTGCTAAGACCGGACAGAAAATAG
- a CDS encoding HD-GYP domain-containing protein, translating into MKSILVVDDNLASLKQIGAQLHGDYEVYLAKSGTMGLDIARKEKPDLILLDVEMSGMDGFRTIAKIREYPALRQIPVIFLTGNSDSATEIRALESGAVDFILKPANTDILYHRIELHLQFTAYQLHLEKMVKELEDNIGASFAELIECKDENIAGHVMRAGKYMELLGKEILDQGIVDQSFTFMDLTQMIRAVPFHDIGKMGISDTILLKKGTLTPEEYEEVKKHTLIGAEVLQNISERTPNQPYFKMAKLIAEGHHEWFNGEGYPYGLSGEGIPLCSRIMSVINVYDGCMTDRIYRPALSHAEACEVIINGSGTQFDPRIVDVFKSISSKFEKLGIELHAANKVETKGPLG; encoded by the coding sequence ATGAAATCTATCCTGGTGGTGGACGACAACTTAGCAAGCCTCAAGCAGATAGGCGCCCAGCTTCATGGTGATTATGAAGTCTATCTTGCCAAATCCGGCACCATGGGGCTGGATATTGCCAGGAAAGAGAAGCCCGATTTGATACTCCTGGATGTTGAAATGTCCGGCATGGACGGCTTCAGAACTATAGCCAAAATCAGGGAATACCCGGCCTTGCGCCAAATTCCGGTGATTTTCCTCACAGGGAACAGCGATTCGGCCACGGAAATCAGGGCTTTGGAGTCAGGAGCTGTAGATTTTATCCTAAAACCAGCAAATACCGATATTTTGTACCATCGCATTGAGCTCCACCTCCAGTTTACCGCCTATCAGCTTCACCTGGAGAAAATGGTTAAGGAGCTGGAGGACAATATCGGGGCTTCTTTTGCTGAATTAATAGAATGCAAGGACGAAAACATAGCCGGCCATGTGATGAGGGCCGGCAAATATATGGAATTATTGGGGAAAGAAATCCTGGACCAGGGGATTGTCGATCAGTCTTTTACCTTTATGGATCTAACCCAGATGATCAGGGCCGTCCCCTTTCATGACATAGGGAAAATGGGGATTAGCGACACTATACTGCTTAAGAAAGGTACCTTGACCCCTGAGGAATATGAGGAAGTGAAAAAGCATACCCTCATAGGCGCCGAAGTGCTCCAGAATATTTCGGAGCGTACCCCGAATCAGCCTTATTTTAAGATGGCCAAGCTGATAGCTGAAGGGCATCATGAATGGTTCAATGGCGAAGGCTACCCCTACGGCCTCAGTGGCGAAGGCATACCCCTCTGCAGCCGCATCATGTCAGTGATCAACGTGTACGACGGCTGCATGACAGATCGGATCTACCGCCCTGCATTGAGCCATGCTGAAGCCTGCGAGGTCATCATCAATGGCTCGGGGACCCAGTTTGACCCCCGCATTGTGGATGTTTTTAAATCCATAAGCAGCAAGTTTGAAAAACTCGGCATAGAATTGCACGCTGCGAATAAAGTTGAGACCAAGGGGCCTTTAGGTTGA